In Cyanobacterium stanieri LEGE 03274, one genomic interval encodes:
- the htpG gene encoding molecular chaperone HtpG: MSNVVEKGNISIHTENIFPIIKKSLYTDHEIFLRELISNSVDAISKAKMASLAGEFSTDLPEPEITLSIDKEKKTLSISDNGIGMTVEEVKKYINQVAFSSAEDFITKYGKTANDLIGHFGLGFYSAFMVAKQVEIDTLSYRNGATPVHWSCDGSPEFELSESSRTTPGTTITLTVLDEETEYLEEARVKNLVKKYSDFVPVAIKMNGETVNRQKALWKESPQNLTDEDYLEFYRYLYPFQEDPLLWVHLNTDYPFLLNGILYFPKLRPDVDVTKGHIKLFCNQVFVSDHCEEVIPEFLMPLRGVIDSPDIPLNVSRSALTNHRTVRRIADFITKKVGDRLKSLYNDNKSEYIRCWEDVGTFVKYGALRDEKFKKQVEDLIIYRTTYQADKNAEKPKVEIDSGDDAWAEVKEDDNQPFTTLTEYLERNKEKHENNVFYCTNPQTQSTYVDLYKNQGIEVLFMDSFIDTNYFIPFLEREYNEVKFSRVDSELDSNLVEEDKASDIVNPTTNKTRSEEIKEMFETAINKPKVNIKTQSLKAESQEETPPAMVLLPEAMRRLQEMTAMMQQREMKFPDEHMLVINTSHPLIENIYQLNKGTIIQGSGESTTKEMVNMMCQHVYDLALMAQRAFDAEGMTAFVERSNNVLTKLTKR; encoded by the coding sequence ATGAGTAACGTAGTAGAAAAAGGTAATATTTCCATCCATACCGAGAATATATTTCCTATTATCAAAAAATCCCTCTACACTGACCATGAAATTTTCTTAAGGGAATTAATCTCTAACTCTGTGGATGCTATTTCTAAGGCAAAAATGGCATCTCTGGCGGGGGAATTTAGTACAGATTTACCAGAGCCTGAAATTACCCTATCCATCGATAAGGAGAAAAAAACCCTTTCTATTAGTGACAATGGTATTGGGATGACGGTGGAGGAAGTGAAAAAATATATTAACCAGGTAGCTTTTTCCAGCGCTGAGGATTTTATTACCAAATATGGCAAAACCGCTAATGATTTAATCGGGCATTTTGGTTTGGGTTTCTATTCTGCTTTTATGGTAGCCAAACAAGTGGAAATCGACACCCTATCATACCGTAATGGTGCAACCCCTGTCCATTGGAGTTGTGATGGTTCACCTGAGTTTGAATTAAGTGAATCTTCTCGCACTACCCCCGGCACGACTATTACTTTAACGGTGTTGGATGAGGAGACGGAGTATTTAGAGGAAGCAAGAGTAAAAAATCTGGTTAAAAAGTATTCTGATTTTGTCCCTGTGGCGATTAAGATGAATGGGGAAACTGTTAACCGTCAAAAAGCCCTTTGGAAGGAGTCTCCCCAAAATCTTACGGATGAGGATTATTTAGAATTTTATCGTTATCTTTATCCTTTTCAAGAAGATCCTTTATTATGGGTACATCTAAATACTGATTATCCTTTTTTGCTCAATGGTATTCTATATTTCCCTAAATTACGACCTGATGTGGATGTGACTAAGGGTCATATTAAGTTATTCTGTAATCAGGTATTTGTTAGTGATCATTGTGAAGAGGTTATCCCCGAATTTCTGATGCCTTTACGGGGGGTAATTGATAGCCCTGATATTCCCCTTAATGTGTCTCGTAGTGCGTTGACTAACCATCGCACTGTCAGAAGAATTGCTGATTTTATTACCAAGAAGGTGGGCGATCGCCTCAAGTCGTTATACAATGATAATAAATCAGAATATATCCGTTGTTGGGAAGACGTTGGCACATTCGTTAAATATGGTGCCTTGAGAGACGAGAAATTCAAAAAACAAGTCGAAGACTTAATCATCTATCGCACCACCTACCAAGCCGATAAAAACGCCGAAAAACCCAAAGTAGAAATCGACTCAGGGGATGACGCATGGGCAGAGGTTAAAGAAGATGACAATCAACCCTTTACCACCCTCACAGAATACCTCGAAAGAAATAAAGAAAAACACGAAAACAACGTCTTTTATTGCACCAATCCCCAAACCCAAAGCACCTACGTTGACTTGTACAAAAATCAAGGCATCGAAGTGTTATTCATGGATTCCTTTATCGATACCAACTACTTTATCCCTTTCCTCGAAAGGGAATACAACGAAGTTAAATTCTCTCGGGTTGACTCTGAATTAGATTCTAACCTCGTCGAAGAAGACAAAGCCAGTGATATTGTTAACCCCACCACCAATAAAACTCGCTCAGAGGAAATCAAAGAAATGTTTGAAACGGCTATCAATAAGCCCAAAGTAAACATCAAAACTCAATCCCTCAAAGCCGAATCCCAAGAAGAAACGCCCCCCGCCATGGTATTGTTACCCGAAGCCATGCGCCGCCTCCAAGAGATGACAGCTATGATGCAACAAAGGGAAATGAAATTCCCCGATGAGCATATGTTGGTGATTAATACCTCCCATCCCCTCATCGAAAATATCTATCAACTCAATAAAGGCACTATTATCCAAGGTAGTGGAGAATCCACCACCAAAGAGATGGTTAACATGATGTGTCAACACGTCTATGATTTGGCTTTGATGGCACAAAGGGCTTTTGATGCGGAAGGAATGACTGCTTTTGTAGAACGTTCCAACAATGTTTTAACTAAGTTAACTAAGCGTTAA
- a CDS encoding M61 family metallopeptidase: MNIQQPDIYYQVSMENPELHLFQVNLTVSNWVDEILDIIMPVWTPGSYLVREYSKNLQEFSALDAKTNQSITWQKKSKNHWQIEAKNTKEIKISYKIYANELTVRTNHLDSTHGYFNGAALFFYIPEYQHIPHTVSIIPPRKDWQVTTSLLKISHNTFCADCFDTLVDSPFEIGTQEIDNFVVSDKPHQWVTWGKGNLDKEKLIKDTKAIIEKEEELFGDLPYEDYFFLLHLSGSGFGGLEHKKCCVLNYPRFGFRKKDKYNRFMQLVAHEFFHLWNVKRIRPKELENFDYSKENYTASLWFCEGVTSYYDIFIPYRAKVYSRKTLLDLLSKDISQYLSIPGRHIQPLRESSFDAWIKLYRRDAYSNNNQISYYLKGQFIALFLDLIIRKNSGGKKCFDDVMREMWQRFGIDEIGYTEEELKGVIEEVAVQDLTEFWDLYLNSTQELPFNEFFKPFGLKLEAKTSKDSHPYLGILIQKEGGMEKINFVDANSPAGKVGIEAGDELLAIDGFRVGADNIGDRLRDYQEGDEIEVTIFHQDELKSLMVTLDKAKVFSYQLKVMDKLNDNQRTLLANFFGEE, encoded by the coding sequence ATGAATATCCAACAACCAGACATCTACTATCAAGTCTCCATGGAAAATCCTGAATTACATTTATTTCAGGTAAATTTAACCGTTAGTAACTGGGTAGATGAAATACTTGATATTATAATGCCAGTATGGACACCTGGATCTTATTTAGTAAGGGAATATTCCAAAAATTTACAAGAATTTTCCGCATTAGATGCCAAAACCAATCAATCAATTACATGGCAAAAAAAATCTAAAAATCATTGGCAAATAGAAGCAAAAAACACCAAAGAAATTAAAATTAGTTATAAAATATATGCCAACGAATTAACCGTTAGAACTAATCATTTAGATAGTACCCATGGTTATTTTAATGGTGCTGCTTTGTTTTTTTATATTCCCGAATATCAACATATTCCCCATACCGTTTCCATTATCCCTCCCCGTAAAGATTGGCAGGTGACAACATCCCTACTCAAAATTAGTCATAATACCTTCTGTGCTGATTGTTTTGATACCCTTGTGGATAGCCCCTTTGAAATTGGTACTCAAGAAATTGATAATTTTGTGGTATCCGATAAACCTCATCAATGGGTAACTTGGGGTAAGGGTAATCTTGATAAAGAAAAATTAATCAAAGATACTAAGGCAATTATTGAGAAAGAAGAAGAATTATTTGGGGATTTACCCTACGAAGATTATTTCTTTTTACTACATCTTTCTGGAAGTGGTTTTGGGGGTTTAGAGCATAAAAAATGTTGTGTTTTAAACTATCCTCGTTTTGGTTTTCGGAAAAAAGACAAATATAACCGCTTTATGCAGTTAGTCGCCCATGAATTTTTCCATCTGTGGAATGTAAAAAGAATTCGCCCCAAGGAGTTGGAAAATTTTGATTATAGTAAGGAAAATTACACGGCTTCCCTTTGGTTTTGTGAGGGGGTAACTAGCTATTATGATATTTTTATTCCTTATCGTGCCAAGGTTTATTCCCGTAAGACTTTGTTAGATTTATTAAGTAAAGATATTAGTCAATATTTATCAATACCTGGCAGACATATTCAACCTTTAAGGGAATCAAGTTTTGATGCTTGGATTAAGTTATATCGCCGTGATGCTTATAGTAATAATAATCAAATTTCTTATTATCTTAAAGGACAATTTATTGCTTTATTTTTAGATTTAATTATCCGCAAAAATAGTGGAGGTAAAAAGTGTTTTGATGATGTAATGCGGGAAATGTGGCAACGCTTTGGTATTGATGAAATTGGTTATACCGAAGAAGAATTAAAAGGGGTTATTGAAGAAGTAGCGGTGCAAGATTTAACGGAGTTTTGGGATTTATATTTAAATAGCACTCAAGAATTACCTTTTAATGAATTTTTTAAACCTTTTGGATTAAAGTTGGAGGCAAAAACTTCCAAGGATAGTCATCCTTATTTGGGTATTTTGATTCAAAAGGAAGGAGGGATGGAAAAAATTAATTTTGTGGATGCTAATTCTCCTGCGGGAAAAGTTGGCATTGAGGCAGGAGATGAATTGTTAGCTATCGATGGTTTTCGGGTTGGTGCGGATAATATTGGGGATAGGTTAAGGGATTATCAAGAAGGTGATGAAATTGAAGTGACTATTTTCCATCAGGATGAGTTAAAAAGTTTGATGGTTACATTGGATAAAGCAAAGGTTTTTAGCTACCAATTGAAGGTAATGGATAAATTGAATGATAACCAGCGCACCTTACTTGCTAATTTTTTCGGTGAAGAATAA
- a CDS encoding Crp/Fnr family transcriptional regulator gives METQELAELFPLFHNLSDETLESVIKLLDTKTYERGEVIISQDDWGSCFYLISSGWIKVQRFYGGQPITIEIIGKGGFVGEIGILGNTNFHSQVLSISDVEMFTISAQRFIQVLFRDAQIQNRLLKSMVNKVIECQEYYRFHHQATKVRLVTILLSLADRYGQAIENGMEIYNFHLQDLADLALLSLEECVQNVSKLEHKNLVQIDNESNTMLLPNIKQLHHIIGQLGNE, from the coding sequence ATGGAGACGCAAGAACTTGCCGAACTTTTTCCTCTTTTTCATAACCTTAGTGATGAAACCCTCGAATCGGTTATTAAACTACTAGATACCAAAACCTATGAAAGAGGAGAAGTCATTATTTCCCAAGATGATTGGGGTAGTTGTTTTTATCTAATTTCCTCAGGCTGGATCAAAGTACAGCGTTTTTATGGAGGACAACCCATCACCATCGAAATCATCGGCAAAGGTGGTTTTGTGGGTGAAATAGGTATTTTGGGTAACACTAATTTTCATAGTCAGGTATTAAGTATTTCTGATGTGGAAATGTTTACCATCTCCGCCCAGAGATTTATCCAAGTATTATTCAGAGATGCTCAAATACAAAATCGCTTATTAAAATCCATGGTAAACAAGGTGATAGAGTGCCAAGAATATTACCGCTTCCACCATCAAGCCACTAAAGTTCGATTAGTCACTATTTTATTATCCCTTGCCGATAGATATGGACAAGCCATCGAAAACGGTATGGAAATTTATAATTTTCATCTTCAAGATTTAGCGGATTTAGCTTTATTATCCCTAGAAGAATGTGTGCAAAATGTCAGTAAGTTAGAACATAAAAATCTAGTCCAAATTGACAATGAATCTAACACTATGTTGTTACCAAATATCAAACAATTACATCATATTATTGGTCAATTGGGTAATGAATAA
- the sat gene encoding sulfate adenylyltransferase, translating to MTKIEETIPAHGGKLINRLATTAERDEFMAQADKLPRVQLDERATSDLVMIAIGGFSPLQGFMEQDDYENVVDNMRLKNDLPWSVPVTLSVTEEVAEPLKEGGWVRLDDANGRFIGVLELTQKYRYNKTHEAVKVYGTDEDKHPGVKVVYEQGEINLAGPIWLLQRDDHPLFPKYQIDPAQSRKLFLERGWKTVVGFQTRNPIHRAHEYIQKCALETVDGLFLHPLVGATKSDDVPADVRMRCYEIMMDKYFPQNRVILAINPSAMRYAGPREAIFHALIRKNYGCTHFIVGRDHAGVGDYYGTYDAQLIFDEFEPGELGITPMKFEHAFYCKRTEQMATSKTSPSSPEERVHLSGTKVREMLRRGELPPPQFSRPEVAAELAKAMHR from the coding sequence ATGACTAAAATTGAAGAAACCATCCCCGCCCATGGTGGTAAATTAATAAATAGGTTGGCAACTACTGCCGAGAGAGATGAATTTATGGCTCAGGCGGATAAACTGCCTAGGGTTCAACTTGATGAAAGGGCAACTTCTGATTTGGTGATGATTGCGATCGGTGGTTTTAGTCCTTTGCAGGGATTTATGGAGCAGGATGACTACGAAAATGTAGTTGATAATATGCGCCTTAAAAATGACTTACCTTGGTCTGTACCTGTTACCCTTTCTGTAACTGAGGAAGTGGCAGAGCCTTTAAAAGAAGGCGGTTGGGTTCGTTTAGATGATGCTAATGGTAGATTTATTGGGGTTTTAGAACTTACCCAGAAGTATCGTTACAATAAAACCCATGAGGCTGTTAAAGTGTATGGTACTGATGAGGATAAACATCCCGGGGTAAAGGTGGTTTATGAGCAGGGAGAAATCAATCTTGCTGGCCCTATTTGGTTGTTACAAAGGGATGACCATCCTCTTTTCCCGAAATATCAAATTGATCCTGCCCAGTCTCGCAAGTTGTTTTTGGAAAGGGGTTGGAAAACTGTGGTTGGTTTCCAGACTCGTAACCCTATCCACCGCGCCCATGAGTACATCCAAAAGTGTGCTTTGGAAACGGTTGATGGTTTATTTCTCCATCCTTTGGTGGGTGCAACTAAGAGTGATGATGTCCCTGCGGATGTGAGAATGCGTTGTTATGAGATTATGATGGACAAGTATTTCCCCCAAAACAGGGTGATTTTGGCGATTAATCCTTCGGCGATGCGTTATGCGGGCCCTCGAGAGGCGATTTTCCATGCTTTGATTCGTAAGAATTATGGCTGTACTCATTTTATTGTGGGTCGTGATCATGCTGGGGTTGGTGACTATTATGGTACTTATGATGCTCAGTTAATTTTTGATGAGTTTGAACCCGGGGAATTGGGTATTACGCCCATGAAGTTTGAACACGCTTTTTATTGTAAGCGCACTGAGCAGATGGCGACTTCTAAAACCAGTCCTTCTAGCCCTGAGGAAAGGGTTCATCTTTCGGGTACTAAGGTAAGGGAGATGTTGAGACGTGGTGAGTTGCCCCCTCCTCAATTTTCTCGCCCTGAGGTGGCTGCGGAGTTGGCTAAGGCTATGCACCGTTAA
- a CDS encoding transposase, giving the protein MSPRKLSEGDRTEILDLYRNTDATSSTLADRYGVSNSTVSRFLKMSLSQEEYDSLIQQKRLARSNSNNSKKKTKNVKSEQSKKESPTTNQQKLEIEEVQENQTTTNPEQEETPSTTEKNPEETVEKPILKTKKTPDNPPDSQPTNIDEDDEDDDNKNLESVNTAQEMFGEEIVEEEDDEDEEDDFEEEETEIKIEVRELIVLPLSQAKFNRNCYLAIDRTAELMTRPLKDFAELGNIPQEEINQKTLPIFENHRVAKRFCDRRGKVIKVPDTRIIEKTVSCLQSKGISRVLMNGKVFKLNE; this is encoded by the coding sequence ATGAGTCCCAGAAAACTATCTGAAGGCGATCGCACGGAAATCTTAGACTTGTATCGTAACACAGATGCAACATCATCTACCTTAGCAGATCGCTACGGAGTAAGTAACTCCACTGTCAGCCGTTTTTTAAAAATGAGTCTTTCCCAAGAAGAATATGACTCCCTAATTCAGCAAAAGCGCCTTGCCCGTAGCAACTCCAACAACTCCAAAAAGAAAACTAAAAACGTAAAATCAGAACAATCCAAAAAAGAATCACCCACTACCAATCAACAAAAACTAGAAATAGAAGAAGTACAAGAAAATCAAACTACCACGAATCCAGAACAAGAGGAAACCCCTAGCACTACTGAAAAAAATCCCGAAGAAACCGTAGAAAAACCAATTTTAAAAACCAAAAAAACCCCCGATAACCCTCCCGACTCACAACCCACAAACATTGACGAAGATGATGAAGATGACGATAACAAAAACTTAGAATCCGTCAACACTGCCCAAGAAATGTTTGGAGAAGAAATAGTCGAAGAAGAAGACGACGAAGACGAAGAAGATGACTTTGAAGAAGAAGAAACAGAAATCAAAATAGAAGTTCGAGAACTTATCGTCCTACCCCTTTCCCAAGCTAAATTTAACCGTAACTGTTATCTAGCAATAGATCGCACCGCAGAACTAATGACACGTCCTCTCAAAGACTTCGCCGAGTTAGGAAATATACCCCAAGAAGAAATCAATCAAAAAACCCTACCCATTTTTGAAAATCATCGTGTTGCCAAAAGGTTTTGCGATCGCCGCGGTAAAGTTATCAAAGTACCTGATACCAGAATTATTGAAAAAACCGTATCCTGTCTCCAATCAAAAGGCATCAGTCGAGTATTAATGAATGGAAAAGTCTTTAAACTTAATGAATAG
- a CDS encoding NAD(P)-dependent oxidoreductase, which yields MKILSGDVLDLATVEKAVKHQDAVVCTLGSGHQLTGNVRSQGTQHIIKAMNKWGVSRFICQTTLGAGDSWSNLDFYWKYIMFGFILRNVFADHQKQEEIVKQSCLQWTIIRPGAFVKGDRTGKYRHGFSNQDKTSKLMISRGDVADFILKELATNYYLGQCPSLSY from the coding sequence ATGAAAATATTATCAGGGGATGTTTTAGATTTAGCCACTGTAGAAAAAGCGGTAAAGCATCAGGATGCGGTCGTTTGTACATTAGGTTCTGGACATCAGTTGACGGGAAATGTGCGCTCACAAGGTACACAGCATATTATTAAGGCGATGAATAAATGGGGTGTTAGCAGGTTTATTTGTCAGACAACTTTAGGGGCCGGAGATAGTTGGAGTAATCTCGACTTTTATTGGAAATATATTATGTTTGGGTTCATTTTACGAAATGTTTTTGCTGATCATCAAAAGCAGGAAGAAATTGTTAAACAGAGTTGTTTACAGTGGACTATTATTCGTCCTGGAGCTTTTGTTAAGGGCGATCGCACTGGTAAATATCGTCATGGTTTTTCTAATCAAGACAAGACATCTAAACTGATGATTTCCCGTGGGGATGTGGCAGATTTTATCCTCAAAGAGTTAGCAACTAATTACTATTTAGGCCAATGTCCTAGCTTATCATATTAA
- the ggpS gene encoding glucosylglycerol-phosphate synthase, which produces MKSSLVILYHRQPYDEVIENGKTFYRDKKSPNGIVPTLRSFFNSVDKGTWIAWRQVSKKEQSSFQERVQVEQEGSNYSVLRIPLSPNQVKEFYHITSKEAFWPILHSFPYHFTSESSEWENFKEINRLFAEAACKEAADDALIWVHDYNLWLAPKYIREMKPNARIAFFHHTPFPSVDVFNILPWREEIVSSLLCCDVVGFHIPRYAENFVNVTRSLLPVEVLERQPVQGHFTTSGTALAEPEMVTKLGYNGQEVTIDAFPVGTNPDYIASVLATPEAQKKYEEIKEELHGRKLIIAAGRIDYVKGNQEMLEAFGRLLERRPELHGKVNFLVSCVSAAAGMRVYKTTQNKIEQLVGQINGKFARLDWTPIILFTQPIPFTDLLAYYKAADICWTTPLRDGLNLVAKEYISAHKDESGVLILSEFVGAAVELPQALLTNPYSVTRMDTAIDRALEMPEDEQKERIEAMYKTVSTYDVKYWGDRLLKVFGNIPTK; this is translated from the coding sequence ATGAAATCATCCTTAGTAATTCTTTATCATCGTCAACCCTACGACGAAGTAATTGAAAACGGAAAAACTTTTTATCGTGACAAAAAAAGTCCTAATGGCATCGTACCAACCTTAAGAAGTTTCTTTAACAGTGTGGATAAAGGGACTTGGATTGCATGGCGACAAGTTTCTAAAAAAGAACAATCGAGCTTCCAAGAAAGAGTACAAGTAGAACAAGAAGGTTCTAACTATAGCGTGTTGCGTATTCCTTTATCTCCTAATCAAGTAAAGGAGTTCTACCATATTACTTCTAAGGAGGCATTTTGGCCGATTCTCCACTCTTTCCCCTATCATTTCACTTCTGAATCTTCTGAGTGGGAAAACTTTAAGGAAATCAACCGACTATTTGCTGAGGCGGCTTGTAAGGAAGCAGCTGACGATGCCTTAATTTGGGTACATGACTATAATTTATGGTTAGCCCCTAAGTATATTAGGGAAATGAAACCTAATGCTAGAATTGCATTTTTCCATCATACTCCTTTCCCTTCAGTGGATGTATTTAATATTCTTCCTTGGCGCGAGGAAATTGTTTCTAGCTTGTTATGTTGTGATGTGGTTGGCTTCCATATCCCTCGCTATGCGGAAAATTTTGTTAATGTAACCCGCAGTTTATTACCTGTGGAAGTATTGGAAAGACAGCCTGTGCAAGGACATTTTACGACTTCTGGAACTGCTTTAGCCGAGCCAGAAATGGTAACTAAGTTGGGCTACAACGGGCAAGAGGTGACTATCGATGCTTTCCCTGTGGGTACTAATCCTGATTATATTGCCTCTGTGTTAGCCACTCCTGAGGCGCAGAAAAAATATGAAGAAATTAAGGAGGAGTTACACGGACGAAAATTAATTATTGCCGCTGGTAGAATTGATTATGTGAAGGGTAATCAGGAGATGTTGGAGGCTTTTGGTCGTTTGTTAGAACGTCGCCCTGAGTTACATGGTAAGGTTAATTTCCTTGTTAGTTGTGTGTCGGCGGCTGCCGGTATGCGGGTATATAAGACTACTCAAAATAAAATTGAACAGTTAGTGGGGCAGATTAATGGTAAGTTTGCCCGTTTGGATTGGACTCCGATTATTTTGTTTACCCAGCCTATTCCTTTTACTGATTTATTGGCTTATTATAAGGCGGCGGATATTTGTTGGACTACTCCTTTGCGAGATGGTTTGAATTTGGTGGCTAAGGAATATATTTCGGCTCACAAGGATGAAAGTGGGGTGTTAATTCTTTCTGAGTTTGTGGGTGCGGCGGTGGAATTACCTCAAGCGCTGTTAACTAATCCCTATTCGGTTACTCGTATGGATACAGCTATTGATCGGGCTTTGGAGATGCCTGAGGATGAACAAAAAGAGCGTATAGAAGCTATGTATAAGACTGTTTCTACCTATGATGTGAAGTATTGGGGCGATCGCCTCTTAAAAGTATTTGGTAACATTCCAACTAAATAA
- a CDS encoding NAD(P)/FAD-dependent oxidoreductase — MKKIVIIGAGVVGSAIAFELSQDAQLDITLIDEKEPAQGSTGGALGLLMGVMSQKIKGRAWRLRENSLKRYKTLLPELEALTGLNIPYNRHGIVKLLFSSDNLDKWHTLAEKRAEQGYSLEVWNRAKLQSICPEVQGEEIIGAVSSMDDLQINPIPLTQALALGARRRGVKCIFGQKVDNFILKTQDSEEKKVCEGLSVGGKPLGADLVIISAGLGSTPLTEKLNQGVEIKPVLGQAMVLHSQSWKHRADFNPVITGDDVHIVPLEGNRFWVGATLEFANEDGIVIEDKQLMANLYQRAIAFCPALKSASIISQWSGKRPRPQGRPAPIIEWLEGYDNVILATAHYRNGILLAPATAMEVRELIMNV; from the coding sequence CTGAAAAAAATTGTAATTATTGGGGCAGGGGTTGTGGGCAGTGCGATCGCCTTTGAACTTAGTCAAGATGCCCAATTAGACATTACATTGATTGACGAAAAAGAACCAGCCCAAGGCTCTACGGGAGGAGCGTTAGGTTTACTCATGGGGGTAATGAGTCAGAAAATAAAAGGCAGAGCATGGCGACTGCGGGAGAATAGCTTAAAAAGATATAAAACCCTACTGCCAGAATTAGAAGCCCTCACGGGGTTAAACATCCCTTACAATCGCCACGGCATCGTTAAACTACTTTTTTCCTCAGACAACCTCGACAAATGGCATACCCTAGCAGAAAAAAGAGCAGAACAAGGTTACTCCCTTGAGGTGTGGAATCGTGCAAAACTGCAATCCATTTGCCCCGAAGTCCAAGGAGAAGAAATTATCGGTGCGGTATCTTCCATGGATGATTTACAGATAAACCCCATTCCCTTAACTCAAGCATTAGCTCTAGGAGCAAGAAGAAGGGGGGTAAAGTGTATTTTTGGACAAAAAGTTGATAATTTCATCCTCAAAACCCAAGATAGCGAAGAAAAAAAGGTTTGTGAGGGTTTATCCGTGGGGGGTAAACCCCTTGGGGCGGACTTAGTAATTATATCTGCTGGTTTGGGTTCTACTCCCTTAACCGAAAAGTTAAATCAGGGGGTAGAAATAAAGCCTGTTTTGGGACAAGCCATGGTGTTACATTCTCAAAGCTGGAAACACAGAGCCGATTTTAATCCAGTGATTACGGGGGATGATGTTCACATTGTACCCTTAGAGGGTAATCGTTTTTGGGTGGGGGCTACCCTCGAATTTGCCAATGAAGACGGCATTGTAATTGAGGATAAACAATTAATGGCTAATTTATATCAAAGGGCGATCGCCTTTTGTCCTGCCCTTAAATCCGCTTCTATTATCTCCCAATGGTCGGGAAAACGTCCCCGCCCCCAAGGACGTCCTGCCCCCATCATCGAATGGTTGGAGGGTTACGATAATGTTATTTTAGCCACTGCCCATTATCGCAACGGCATTTTACTAGCCCCTGCCACCGCCATGGAAGTCAGGGAATTAATAATGAATGTTTAA
- a CDS encoding HU family DNA-binding protein, whose protein sequence is MNKGELVDAVAEKASVTKKQADSVISATVEAIMEAVSSGEKVTLVGFGSFESRDRKAREGRNPKTGEKMNIPATKVPAFSAGKLFKERVAPPKS, encoded by the coding sequence ATGAACAAAGGCGAATTAGTTGATGCAGTAGCAGAAAAGGCTTCCGTTACCAAAAAACAAGCTGATTCCGTAATCAGTGCCACGGTAGAAGCAATTATGGAAGCGGTTTCTAGTGGAGAAAAAGTAACCCTCGTGGGGTTCGGTTCTTTTGAAAGCCGTGACAGAAAAGCCCGTGAAGGTCGTAACCCTAAAACTGGCGAAAAAATGAATATTCCTGCCACTAAAGTTCCTGCTTTTTCCGCAGGTAAATTATTCAAGGAAAGAGTTGCGCCCCCTAAATCTTAG